Proteins encoded in a region of the Corallococcus soli genome:
- a CDS encoding FAD/NAD(P)-binding protein: MQDREPLASPLRPPQGLEALEDALRRDLDILSYPARSWVPRRSTPDGRPVLDVLIVGGGQSGLGAAFGLMRERVTNVLVLDDGKDGFHGPWKTFARMITLRTPKYLTGPDYNIPNLSFRAWYEAQHGEEGFRQVALIPKELWADYLLWYRRVLAIPIRCGTRAGALHWRADLDCFEVPVTHAGETETLLARKVVLATGIDGSGRWDAPPEVQPLPRALWAHTHDPIDFESLRGKRIGVLGAGASAFDNASVALETGAGRVDLFYRRKKLPNVNPYRWAEFAGFLRHHGDLPDKDRWRFIRQIIEMGQLPPKDTFERARRSAAFHMHAESPWLEVKQQDGQAVVRTPHGTHTFDFLIIASGFTTDLSMRPELAELHPHIALWKDRFTPPENERHADLMRHPYLGPSFEFQEKTPGAAPWIHGVFNYTFGCLLSLGFGGASISGMKYSLPRLVGGITRQLYTDDSEQHFRALADYALTEFEP; this comes from the coding sequence ATGCAAGACCGCGAACCGCTGGCCTCGCCGCTCCGTCCCCCGCAGGGCCTGGAGGCGTTGGAAGACGCCCTCCGGCGCGACCTGGACATCCTCTCCTACCCCGCCCGGAGCTGGGTGCCGCGCCGCTCGACGCCGGACGGCCGGCCCGTCCTGGACGTGCTCATCGTGGGCGGAGGCCAGAGCGGGCTGGGCGCCGCGTTCGGGCTGATGCGCGAGCGGGTGACGAACGTGCTCGTGCTGGACGACGGCAAGGACGGCTTCCACGGCCCCTGGAAGACCTTCGCGCGGATGATCACCCTGCGCACGCCCAAGTACCTCACGGGCCCCGACTACAACATCCCCAACCTCTCCTTCCGCGCCTGGTACGAGGCGCAGCACGGCGAGGAGGGCTTCCGCCAGGTGGCCCTCATCCCGAAGGAGCTGTGGGCGGACTACCTGCTCTGGTATCGCCGCGTGCTGGCCATCCCCATCCGCTGCGGCACCCGGGCGGGCGCCCTGCACTGGCGCGCGGACCTGGACTGCTTCGAGGTCCCCGTCACGCACGCCGGCGAGACGGAGACCCTGCTCGCGCGCAAGGTGGTGCTGGCCACCGGCATTGACGGCTCCGGCCGCTGGGACGCGCCGCCGGAAGTGCAGCCCCTGCCCCGCGCGCTGTGGGCGCACACCCATGACCCCATCGACTTCGAGTCGCTGCGCGGCAAGCGCATTGGCGTGCTCGGCGCGGGGGCCTCCGCGTTCGACAACGCGTCGGTGGCGCTGGAGACGGGCGCGGGCCGGGTGGACCTGTTCTACCGGCGCAAGAAGCTGCCCAACGTCAATCCCTACCGCTGGGCGGAGTTCGCGGGCTTCCTGCGCCACCACGGCGACTTGCCGGACAAGGACCGCTGGCGCTTCATCCGGCAGATCATCGAGATGGGGCAGCTTCCCCCCAAGGACACCTTCGAGCGCGCGCGCCGCTCCGCCGCCTTCCACATGCACGCGGAGAGCCCCTGGCTGGAGGTGAAGCAGCAGGACGGTCAGGCCGTCGTGCGCACCCCGCACGGCACGCACACGTTCGACTTCCTCATCATCGCGTCGGGCTTCACCACCGACCTGTCCATGCGGCCGGAGCTGGCGGAGCTGCACCCGCACATCGCGCTGTGGAAGGACCGCTTCACCCCGCCGGAGAACGAGCGGCACGCGGACCTGATGCGCCACCCGTACCTGGGCCCCTCCTTCGAGTTCCAGGAGAAGACGCCGGGCGCCGCGCCGTGGATCCACGGCGTGTTCAACTACACGTTCGGGTGCCTGCTCTCGCTGGGCTTCGGCGGCGCGAGCATCTCCGGCATGAAGTACAGCCTGCCCCGGCTGGTGGGCGGCATCACCCGCCAGCTCTACACCGACGACAGCGAGCAGCACTTCCGCGCGCTCGCCGACTACGCCCTGACGGAGTTCGAGCCGTGA
- a CDS encoding glycosyltransferase: MELFPIHLLFIVVLMNRYILGPFLRRLKGKRFERVDDTYRPRVAIVVPLFNEGQGIYHTVRALLEQDYPRELLEIIVVDDCSRDDSVAWANKAAEGHPNVRVMSNPENMGKRKGINRGVRAAVDAEIIVSVDSDVVVDKGAVRQLIRRFVHPNVAAVGGRTFVTNRHQNWMTRMIEIKFHFAQQWLKDLERSFRQVMCLSGCLTAYRRHVLLQLEPILEARAIAGIPIKYGEDRFLTRQIVKHDYETVYTLDAFCFTAAPSTLAGYFSQQLRWRRSNLVDLLCGLSHAWRLHPVITVHYVSQLALLLAYPLVIVHNLLNGEFWDILAFHFLVIGLLGFIYRMETRHLPEDRRVPGASFLPMALLMPVTYALFTPLALLTLDSGSWETRGSPTTAPADSPTPAKLSTHSAGEGNPS, translated from the coding sequence ATGGAATTGTTTCCCATCCATTTGCTGTTCATCGTGGTCCTGATGAACCGCTACATCCTGGGCCCCTTCTTGCGGCGCCTGAAGGGAAAGCGGTTCGAACGGGTGGACGACACGTACCGTCCCCGGGTCGCGATCGTCGTTCCGCTCTTCAACGAAGGCCAGGGCATCTACCACACGGTGCGCGCGCTGCTGGAGCAGGACTACCCGCGCGAGCTGCTGGAGATCATCGTCGTGGATGACTGCTCCCGGGACGACAGCGTCGCCTGGGCGAACAAGGCCGCTGAAGGGCACCCCAACGTCCGGGTGATGAGCAACCCGGAGAACATGGGCAAGCGCAAGGGCATCAACCGGGGCGTCCGCGCCGCGGTGGACGCGGAGATCATCGTCTCCGTGGACTCCGACGTGGTGGTGGACAAGGGCGCCGTGCGCCAGCTCATCCGCCGCTTCGTCCACCCGAACGTCGCCGCGGTGGGCGGGCGCACCTTCGTCACCAACCGTCATCAGAACTGGATGACGCGGATGATTGAAATCAAGTTCCACTTCGCGCAGCAGTGGCTGAAGGACCTGGAGCGCTCGTTCCGCCAGGTGATGTGCCTGTCCGGCTGCCTCACCGCCTATCGCCGCCACGTGCTGCTCCAGCTGGAGCCCATCCTGGAGGCGCGCGCCATCGCGGGCATCCCCATCAAGTACGGCGAGGACCGCTTCCTCACCCGGCAGATCGTCAAGCACGACTATGAGACGGTCTACACGCTGGACGCGTTCTGCTTCACCGCGGCGCCGTCCACGCTGGCGGGCTACTTCTCCCAGCAGCTGCGGTGGCGGCGCTCCAACCTGGTGGACCTGCTCTGCGGCCTGTCACACGCGTGGCGCCTGCACCCGGTCATCACGGTGCACTACGTGTCGCAGCTGGCGCTGCTCCTGGCCTACCCCCTGGTCATCGTCCACAACCTCCTCAACGGAGAGTTCTGGGACATCCTCGCGTTCCACTTCCTGGTGATTGGCCTGCTGGGCTTCATCTACCGGATGGAGACGCGCCACCTCCCCGAGGACCGGCGCGTGCCCGGGGCCAGCTTCCTGCCCATGGCCCTGCTGATGCCGGTGACGTACGCGCTGTTCACCCCGCTGGCGCTGCTGACCCTGGATTCCGGAAGTTGGGAGACGCGTGGCAGCCCCACGACGGCCCCCGCTGATTCCCCCACCCCCGCGAAGCTCTCCACCCACTCCGCAGGCGAGGGAAACCCGTCATGA
- a CDS encoding RHS repeat domain-containing protein, translating to MKRMSRSPWLGLAMGLVAVMWPVFGGAQISPMGGHYGGRASDTGTEPGSVNASGGFSASVPLDFPNARGGLPVPVAIGSGARGVGAVGLGWDIPLTYIRRDTTFANRRPKHSWGGEAPVGREQVLLSLQGQMIDLVPKGTTWVARTDAPDLSLKQEGVAWVMYDGEGRTWTFHENINLTGVGLWLLTSITGTNGNTVQLEYELSTPELPGATGASGVTLDLKYVRYNKHPQEGCYKHELTFTYGPNEALPLRLSMMADRVVTRLRTLSTLDVSSRATCASGLTRLSRYSFTYLPDADTKQPRLSAVHQSGRQGTPEASVALPVVSFGYGSATTDNKLKYQLTQTVAQPAGVHTGQISGTSLDTHYNPPAGGGTGFITWQSLTDVTGDGRPDVVFKKNDKLWVALNRPAAGGTTTLGAGTGIAQLADATFATGPWEVHGAAIGRFSTDPTSINHNRTWRQAIDVNGDGRVDVIDASKEPGNWVVYLNTPGTGASGVTWLQRTFNISALYNVLVARGHTLSGNYLPLASRTNGRSQKRGACWRFDGGRWKDYPDGWGNGLCGERYANGLLEADSEQTFTEWELKDLNGDGFPDLVFNSSRVAVVPDPPPNPEPDDTEGLVINIPRAFNLRPLAGADNQIEAVINVGGLAGGQGNNPFSAPITIQAHASCGVGNWYVAQGSVNHQGMSCALVDVNGDALVDRVQSGKYVSLGTGSGFTKVQLILPSISRQAMIILQKSIQEQSCLTPNPRPPGDSTFFAWHEMGMRDLTGDGIPDFMEKDRSTGEWFVSVGTGAGFAPPVNIEVDGSVQGFSLSSERERCDGWESLTRSGLYDLDGDGMPEVVGLSGSNLNVYQLVGGSRPGKPEAGRLVQMDNGYGARTTVGYRSAKEDTLMAHQVPFPEIVATSVETTGTQGLGGTLVATRYAYGGAELKYNSVLQSFTLPGYQRSVALRSTVKQSPYLKAIIHYEGTATLTDTYPLPEFTPADATTKNDRFNRYLRAGKVRDITTFSAIGTDPWVLLGLDVNTDPRRLGATHYDWASKVFEEIPSSGTSVVDCIEMVYPYDYNQSVGDALGSSTDFLTCSAHGFLHATATRSWRGQAAPPSTNNVQSASEVRAIDDQGRILNVLHKNDLAQSDDDICIETQYATPTGTGPRVLHALRSRRYWYCDKTPYLTYASDSWTYDNLPSGSVSAGRPTSHTRDRYQTKTGALLGSVRLYDASYDGLTGNVTSVTRQREDGALRVETLTHDAFGLLPVSQRTDATGLPALITTITRDPISLAALSTLDENQTREGTDYDGYGRPVRTTLTPPGGTLGVTSTTTYLGFSGTDPLGRRVLAKVFNEPVLPGTEASAPGRTATGFVDELGRERSTVLELGGDYAYEKMIIGERTYDGFGRVKFAADPYPTSQAAATAYGTTAYFNADGTPLCNIQGHGPQTLTNTTDEAAERYPTCYTRTFANNQEVVTVSDASSLLAGSAQAGVTRTATMTAAGRVLSRSTMKGTARLEHATFSHDRLGYLTSMTRFLEPVAPGSPVQSTWTYDSFGQPIEWKDPEGALQSATYSHWGDPLEVSWTDATRSPTAFHRLISQYDALGRLKHQEELTNGVVEPGTQHDYFYDVGVSATSLILPTNVMGRLAWTKSTAGNVYYSYDAQGRANARTFIDSTGTTYVEKMRYRADGALAEVGFHLPDTDYDYEGAVYQYDSANRLTQVRYSDNQELYLAEEIDVFGRVRKALHGGATQSYTVYADVGRRMLREASIASSIGSRRIVRQGHDPMGREKSRVELDNGLAKGVTTTHTYDALGRLAGSVRANSLLTLSRWGFTYDALGNVITKNDLTADRDTALSYRSTDRDQICRVGYGNGGLGGTLCNVLHDARGNVVSQPTPGGMRTLSYFPSGAVRSISDLKVQATFHHGALGTLFEIDLQGANAVDARHEWQLGNLLERRDRVVNGTVESVITRNIPGAGGIVASRRGYKQDWVYPFGESRGGRHFLDRDGDFVQRVHYEPFGEASSSGTATPDTSLYTSAQWNGGDALAAFGLSNLGARIYDPVLGRFLSRDPLLLPRTAASTHPYAFAMNDPVNLSDPSGLDVGGSGEEGPGGGGGFPGGNGGPTEINPIEIYVPGPGQQGTGGANPQSTIRPTPGAVLSQASGGTRTVAGHHLMVMVAVSSGFTSKGFDFDTYAATGAPVSAAIDAIANTDEGAEALVASQNAGLDRISNFSSGVGDSVIFWCPGCTQNMRSTWNIGSNVDPGSTDYLIGSITGIAGSIAAPKPTSIIRPPRVDSGPALAAETSQVGMGRLLARNKLAYTNNCGNRCIAGYHTIRGSPASASHNSGQGMRLDQLEQHFPGSVAVPARSLRGIAKTVATWKDGSIGIVAGIHRNNPALNHVTLVRKYAGQVYFIEPGSLRPYKFARGTKYMLMQLP from the coding sequence ATGAAGAGGATGTCTCGGAGTCCCTGGCTGGGTCTGGCCATGGGTCTTGTCGCGGTGATGTGGCCGGTTTTCGGCGGAGCGCAGATCTCGCCCATGGGCGGCCACTACGGCGGGCGCGCTTCGGACACCGGCACGGAGCCGGGCAGCGTGAACGCGTCAGGAGGCTTTTCGGCCTCCGTTCCGCTGGACTTCCCCAACGCGCGCGGCGGCCTGCCCGTGCCGGTCGCCATCGGGTCCGGGGCGCGGGGCGTGGGCGCGGTGGGCCTGGGCTGGGACATCCCGCTCACGTACATCCGCCGGGACACCACCTTCGCGAACCGCCGGCCCAAGCACAGCTGGGGAGGCGAAGCGCCGGTGGGGCGTGAGCAGGTCCTGCTGTCACTCCAGGGGCAGATGATCGACCTGGTGCCCAAGGGGACGACGTGGGTGGCGCGGACGGACGCGCCCGACCTCTCCCTCAAGCAGGAGGGCGTCGCCTGGGTGATGTACGACGGCGAGGGCCGCACCTGGACCTTCCACGAGAACATCAACCTCACTGGAGTTGGCCTGTGGCTGCTCACCTCCATCACCGGCACCAACGGGAACACCGTCCAGCTTGAATACGAACTCTCCACGCCCGAGCTGCCGGGGGCAACCGGGGCCAGCGGCGTCACGCTGGACCTGAAGTACGTCCGCTACAACAAGCACCCGCAGGAGGGCTGTTACAAGCACGAGCTCACCTTCACCTACGGCCCCAACGAGGCGTTGCCCCTGCGCCTGTCCATGATGGCGGACCGCGTGGTGACGCGGCTGCGCACCCTGAGCACGCTCGACGTGAGCAGCCGGGCGACCTGCGCCAGCGGGCTCACGCGACTGAGCCGCTATTCCTTCACCTACCTGCCGGACGCGGACACGAAACAACCGCGCCTGAGCGCCGTCCATCAGTCGGGCCGGCAGGGTACCCCGGAGGCCTCCGTCGCGCTGCCGGTCGTGAGCTTCGGCTACGGGAGCGCGACGACCGACAACAAGCTCAAGTATCAGCTGACGCAGACCGTGGCGCAGCCGGCTGGCGTGCACACAGGACAGATCTCAGGCACCAGCCTGGACACCCACTACAACCCGCCAGCCGGCGGCGGAACGGGCTTCATCACCTGGCAGAGCCTGACCGACGTGACGGGCGACGGACGGCCTGATGTCGTCTTCAAGAAGAACGACAAGCTGTGGGTGGCGCTCAACCGCCCCGCCGCGGGCGGCACCACCACGCTCGGCGCGGGCACGGGCATCGCCCAGCTCGCGGACGCCACCTTCGCGACCGGCCCCTGGGAGGTCCATGGCGCGGCGATCGGACGCTTCTCCACCGACCCCACCTCCATCAACCACAACCGGACGTGGCGACAGGCCATTGACGTGAATGGCGACGGTCGCGTGGACGTCATCGACGCCAGCAAGGAGCCCGGCAACTGGGTCGTCTACCTGAACACCCCGGGAACCGGCGCCTCCGGCGTCACGTGGTTGCAGCGCACCTTCAACATCAGCGCCCTCTACAACGTCCTCGTCGCCCGGGGACACACCCTCAGCGGCAACTACCTGCCCCTTGCCAGCCGCACCAACGGACGGAGCCAGAAGCGCGGCGCCTGCTGGCGCTTCGACGGCGGGCGATGGAAGGACTATCCCGACGGTTGGGGCAATGGCCTCTGCGGTGAGCGATACGCGAACGGGCTGCTCGAGGCCGACAGTGAGCAGACGTTCACCGAATGGGAGCTGAAGGACCTCAATGGTGACGGCTTTCCGGACCTGGTCTTCAACTCGTCCCGGGTCGCCGTGGTGCCCGACCCTCCGCCGAACCCCGAGCCCGATGACACCGAAGGGCTGGTCATCAACATCCCCCGCGCCTTCAACCTGCGGCCGCTCGCGGGTGCCGACAACCAGATCGAGGCCGTGATCAACGTCGGCGGCCTGGCAGGCGGCCAAGGCAACAATCCCTTCTCAGCCCCCATCACGATCCAGGCGCACGCCTCCTGCGGTGTCGGCAACTGGTACGTCGCGCAGGGCTCCGTCAACCATCAGGGAATGAGCTGTGCCCTCGTCGACGTCAATGGCGACGCCCTCGTTGATCGGGTCCAGAGCGGGAAGTACGTCTCCCTGGGCACGGGCAGTGGCTTCACCAAGGTCCAGCTCATCCTGCCATCCATCTCGCGGCAGGCGATGATCATCCTCCAGAAGAGCATCCAGGAGCAGTCCTGCCTCACCCCCAACCCGCGTCCGCCAGGAGACTCGACGTTCTTCGCCTGGCACGAGATGGGCATGCGGGATCTCACGGGCGACGGCATCCCCGACTTCATGGAGAAGGACAGGTCCACCGGCGAGTGGTTCGTCTCCGTGGGCACCGGCGCCGGGTTCGCCCCGCCCGTGAACATCGAAGTGGATGGCTCGGTCCAGGGCTTCTCCCTTTCGTCGGAGCGGGAGCGCTGTGACGGCTGGGAGTCCTTGACGAGGAGCGGGCTCTACGACCTCGACGGGGACGGCATGCCGGAGGTGGTGGGGCTCAGTGGCTCCAACCTGAACGTGTACCAGCTGGTCGGCGGCAGCCGGCCCGGCAAGCCCGAAGCGGGGCGGCTCGTCCAGATGGACAACGGCTACGGCGCGAGGACGACGGTCGGCTACCGCTCCGCGAAGGAGGACACGCTGATGGCGCACCAGGTGCCCTTCCCGGAGATCGTCGCCACGTCGGTGGAGACCACCGGGACCCAGGGCCTGGGGGGCACGCTGGTCGCGACGCGCTACGCGTATGGCGGCGCGGAGCTCAAGTACAACTCGGTGCTCCAGTCCTTCACCCTGCCCGGCTATCAGCGCTCCGTCGCCTTGCGCTCCACCGTCAAGCAGAGCCCGTACCTGAAGGCGATCATCCACTACGAGGGCACCGCGACCCTCACGGACACCTACCCGCTGCCAGAGTTCACCCCCGCGGACGCCACCACCAAGAACGACCGCTTCAATCGCTACCTGCGGGCCGGAAAGGTGCGTGACATCACGACGTTCAGCGCCATCGGCACCGATCCCTGGGTGCTGCTCGGGCTCGACGTCAACACCGACCCGCGCCGGCTGGGCGCCACGCACTACGACTGGGCCTCGAAGGTCTTCGAGGAGATCCCGAGCAGCGGCACGTCGGTCGTGGACTGCATCGAGATGGTCTATCCCTATGACTACAACCAGTCGGTGGGCGACGCCCTGGGCTCCTCCACGGACTTCCTCACGTGCTCGGCGCATGGCTTCCTCCATGCGACCGCCACCCGCTCGTGGCGGGGCCAGGCCGCGCCGCCGTCCACCAACAACGTGCAGAGCGCGTCGGAGGTGCGCGCCATCGATGACCAGGGGCGCATCCTCAACGTCCTCCACAAGAACGACCTCGCCCAGAGCGACGACGACATCTGCATCGAAACGCAATACGCCACGCCCACGGGCACGGGCCCCCGGGTGCTCCACGCCTTGCGGTCACGGCGGTACTGGTACTGCGACAAGACCCCGTACCTGACGTACGCGTCCGACTCCTGGACCTATGACAACCTGCCCTCGGGCAGCGTCTCCGCGGGCCGCCCCACCTCCCACACGCGCGACCGCTACCAGACGAAGACCGGCGCCCTCCTGGGGTCGGTGCGCCTCTACGACGCCAGCTACGACGGCCTCACGGGCAACGTCACCAGCGTCACCCGCCAGCGCGAGGACGGCGCCCTGCGCGTCGAGACCCTCACCCATGATGCGTTCGGGCTCCTGCCGGTGTCGCAGCGCACGGATGCCACGGGCCTTCCGGCCCTCATCACCACCATCACGCGAGACCCCATCAGCCTGGCCGCGCTGAGCACGCTGGATGAGAACCAGACCCGGGAGGGCACCGACTACGACGGCTACGGCCGGCCCGTGCGCACCACCCTGACGCCCCCAGGGGGCACGCTCGGGGTGACGTCCACGACCACCTACCTGGGCTTCTCCGGCACGGACCCGCTCGGCCGGAGGGTCCTTGCCAAGGTCTTCAATGAGCCCGTCCTCCCCGGCACCGAGGCCTCCGCCCCGGGACGCACCGCGACGGGCTTCGTGGACGAGCTCGGCCGCGAGCGCAGCACCGTGCTGGAACTGGGCGGGGACTACGCCTACGAGAAGATGATCATCGGCGAGCGCACCTACGACGGCTTCGGCCGGGTGAAGTTCGCGGCCGACCCGTACCCCACCTCACAGGCCGCGGCGACCGCCTACGGGACGACGGCCTACTTCAACGCGGACGGCACGCCGCTCTGCAACATCCAGGGCCATGGCCCCCAGACCCTCACCAACACGACGGACGAGGCCGCGGAGCGCTACCCCACCTGCTACACCCGCACGTTCGCCAACAACCAGGAGGTCGTGACCGTCAGCGACGCGTCCTCCCTGCTCGCGGGCAGCGCGCAGGCGGGCGTGACACGGACCGCCACGATGACGGCCGCGGGCCGCGTGCTGTCCCGCTCCACGATGAAGGGCACGGCGCGGTTGGAGCACGCCACCTTCAGCCATGATCGCCTGGGCTACCTCACCAGCATGACCCGGTTCCTGGAGCCGGTCGCGCCGGGCAGCCCGGTGCAGTCCACCTGGACGTATGACTCCTTCGGGCAGCCCATCGAATGGAAGGATCCCGAGGGCGCCCTCCAGAGCGCGACGTACAGCCACTGGGGCGACCCCCTGGAGGTGAGCTGGACCGACGCGACCCGCTCGCCCACCGCGTTCCACCGGCTGATCAGCCAGTACGACGCCCTGGGCCGGCTCAAGCACCAGGAGGAGCTGACCAACGGCGTGGTGGAGCCCGGGACGCAGCACGACTACTTCTACGACGTCGGGGTGAGCGCCACGTCCCTCATCCTCCCGACGAACGTGATGGGGCGGCTTGCCTGGACGAAGTCCACGGCCGGCAACGTCTATTACAGCTACGACGCCCAGGGTCGGGCGAACGCGCGCACCTTCATCGACAGCACGGGCACCACCTACGTGGAGAAGATGCGCTACCGCGCGGACGGCGCGCTCGCGGAGGTCGGCTTCCACCTGCCCGACACCGACTACGACTACGAGGGCGCCGTCTATCAGTACGACTCCGCGAACCGGCTGACCCAGGTGCGCTACTCGGACAACCAGGAGCTGTACCTGGCGGAGGAGATCGACGTCTTCGGGCGCGTCCGGAAGGCCCTGCACGGCGGGGCGACCCAGTCCTACACCGTCTACGCCGACGTGGGCCGGCGGATGCTGCGCGAAGCGAGCATCGCCTCCTCAATCGGGTCCCGTCGCATCGTCCGCCAGGGCCATGACCCGATGGGCCGTGAGAAGTCGCGGGTGGAGCTGGACAACGGCCTGGCCAAGGGCGTCACGACCACGCACACCTACGACGCGCTGGGGCGGCTGGCCGGCTCGGTGCGCGCCAACAGCCTGCTGACGCTGTCCCGGTGGGGCTTCACCTACGACGCGCTCGGCAACGTCATCACGAAGAACGACCTGACGGCGGACAGGGACACCGCGCTCAGCTACCGCTCCACCGACCGCGATCAGATCTGCCGCGTCGGCTACGGCAACGGGGGCCTGGGGGGCACGCTCTGCAACGTCCTCCATGATGCCCGGGGCAACGTCGTGTCCCAGCCCACGCCCGGGGGGATGCGCACGCTGAGCTACTTCCCGTCCGGCGCCGTGCGCTCCATCTCCGACCTGAAGGTCCAGGCCACGTTCCACCATGGCGCGCTGGGCACCCTGTTCGAGATCGACCTCCAGGGAGCGAACGCCGTCGACGCACGGCATGAGTGGCAGTTGGGGAACCTGCTCGAGCGCCGGGACCGGGTGGTGAACGGCACCGTGGAGTCGGTCATCACGCGCAACATCCCGGGCGCGGGCGGCATCGTCGCCAGCCGCAGGGGTTACAAGCAGGACTGGGTCTATCCGTTCGGCGAGTCGCGCGGCGGCCGTCACTTCCTGGACCGCGATGGCGACTTCGTGCAACGGGTCCACTACGAGCCCTTCGGCGAAGCCTCGTCGTCCGGCACGGCGACCCCGGACACGAGCCTCTACACGTCCGCGCAATGGAACGGAGGGGACGCGCTGGCGGCCTTCGGCCTGTCGAACCTGGGGGCGCGCATCTACGACCCTGTCCTGGGCCGCTTCCTGAGCCGGGATCCGCTCTTGCTTCCCCGCACCGCGGCCAGCACCCACCCCTACGCCTTCGCGATGAACGATCCGGTGAACCTGTCCGACCCGTCGGGTCTGGACGTGGGCGGTTCGGGGGAGGAGGGCCCTGGCGGCGGGGGTGGCTTCCCGGGCGGGAATGGCGGGCCCACGGAGATCAATCCCATTGAAATCTACGTCCCGGGCCCTGGGCAGCAGGGCACGGGCGGCGCCAATCCCCAGTCCACCATCCGGCCTACGCCTGGCGCCGTGCTCTCCCAGGCGTCCGGCGGCACACGGACTGTCGCCGGCCACCACCTGATGGTGATGGTCGCGGTCAGCAGCGGCTTCACCTCCAAGGGTTTCGACTTCGACACCTACGCCGCGACGGGAGCCCCGGTCTCGGCCGCGATCGACGCCATCGCCAACACCGACGAAGGCGCCGAGGCCCTCGTCGCGAGCCAGAACGCCGGGCTCGACCGGATCTCCAACTTCTCCTCGGGCGTTGGCGACAGCGTCATCTTCTGGTGTCCCGGCTGTACGCAGAACATGCGCTCGACCTGGAACATCGGTAGCAACGTGGACCCGGGCTCCACGGACTATCTGATTGGATCGATCACCGGGATCGCCGGCTCCATCGCGGCCCCGAAGCCGACGTCCATCATCAGGCCGCCCAGGGTCGACAGCGGTCCGGCGCTGGCCGCTGAAACCAGCCAGGTCGGCATGGGGAGACTGCTCGCTCGCAACAAGCTGGCCTACACGAACAACTGTGGCAACAGGTGCATCGCGGGCTATCACACGATACGGGGATCGCCAGCGAGCGCCTCCCACAACAGCGGGCAAGGGATGCGCCTGGATCAGCTTGAGCAGCACTTCCCCGGCAGTGTGGCGGTACCGGCGAGGAGCCTGCGCGGCATCGCGAAGACCGTGGCCACGTGGAAGGACGGGTCGATTGGCATTGTCGCCGGAATCCACAGGAACAACCCCGCCCTCAACCACGTCACCCTGGTGCGCAAGTACGCCGGACAGGTCTACTTCATCGAGCCCGGGAGCCTGCGGCCGTACAAGTTCGCCAGAGGAACCAAGTACATGCTGATGCAACTGCCCTGA